The following coding sequences lie in one Rickettsia hoogstraalii genomic window:
- a CDS encoding beta-ketoacyl-ACP synthase III — MTCKIIGCGGYLPSKIVSNDELAKFVDTNDEWIRTRTGITQRHIAGDTEYTSHLALKSAEKAIVDARVSANDIDLIITCTTTPDNSFPSVASKLQGYLGLTNIPSFDLQAVCAGFVYGLQVANSLISSGKYKTILLIGAEKMTSLLDWNDRTTCVLFGDGAGSVILQRSSDDSGLIDSNIFSSGADYEILYTNGGVSMNGISGKIVMQGQKLFRHAIEKMQQSIEDLLHANQFSVSDIDYFIPHQANIRIINKLAESLNLPEHKIIKTVEKHANCSAASIPLALSTLKASGKIKKGDILLFSVIGAGLTWGSALIRW; from the coding sequence ATGACCTGTAAAATTATTGGTTGCGGCGGGTATCTTCCTTCAAAAATAGTTAGTAATGACGAGCTTGCAAAATTTGTAGATACTAACGATGAATGGATTAGAACAAGAACAGGTATTACGCAGCGTCATATAGCAGGTGATACAGAATATACTTCCCATCTTGCTTTAAAATCAGCTGAAAAAGCTATAGTAGATGCGAGGGTGTCGGCAAATGATATTGATTTAATTATTACATGTACTACTACTCCGGATAATAGTTTTCCTTCAGTCGCCTCTAAGCTTCAAGGTTATCTTGGTTTAACTAATATACCGTCTTTTGATTTACAAGCAGTATGTGCCGGCTTTGTTTATGGTTTACAAGTAGCGAATTCTCTTATCTCATCAGGTAAATATAAAACTATTTTGCTTATAGGAGCCGAGAAAATGACATCATTATTAGACTGGAATGATAGGACTACTTGCGTTTTATTCGGTGATGGGGCTGGTAGCGTAATATTGCAGCGTAGTAGTGATGATTCCGGTTTAATAGATAGTAATATCTTCTCAAGCGGGGCTGATTATGAAATATTATACACAAACGGTGGTGTAAGTATGAATGGTATTAGTGGCAAAATAGTTATGCAGGGGCAAAAATTATTTCGTCATGCAATAGAAAAAATGCAACAATCTATAGAAGATTTACTGCATGCTAATCAATTCAGTGTAAGCGATATTGATTATTTTATACCTCATCAAGCAAATATCCGTATTATAAATAAACTTGCTGAATCATTAAACCTACCGGAACATAAGATAATAAAGACCGTAGAGAAACACGCTAATTGCTCTGCGGCTTCTATTCCGCTTGCTTTAAGTACTCTCAAAGCATCAGGTAAAATAAAAAAGGGTGATATTCTACTATTCTCGGTTATTGGTGCAGGTCTTACTTGGGGCAGTGCATTAATTAGATGGTGA
- a CDS encoding YraN family protein, with amino-acid sequence MKKDYFGIIAEYICIIIYKLKFYQILHHRKRYYVGEIDIIVLRNKEIVFIEVKARSSKIDDRFVSFNQQRRITRAAEMFLSSNSKYRNYNIRFDLVIIRSYKLPIIIKNVW; translated from the coding sequence ATGAAAAAGGATTATTTCGGCATTATTGCCGAATATATTTGTATAATAATCTATAAATTAAAATTTTATCAAATACTGCATCATAGAAAACGTTATTATGTCGGTGAAATAGATATTATTGTGTTACGTAATAAAGAAATTGTTTTTATTGAAGTCAAAGCAAGAAGCTCTAAAATTGATGATAGATTTGTATCTTTCAATCAGCAAAGAAGAATTACTAGGGCTGCTGAAATGTTTTTAAGTAGCAATTCTAAATATAGAAATTATAATATCAGGTTTGATTTGGTAATTATAAGGTCTTATAAATTACCTATAATTATAAAAAATGTTTGGTAA
- a CDS encoding LptF/LptG family permease, producing the protein MINLKTLSWYLTKLYSKCFFIILFLLIGLLIISNIFDLLQKFKNIYVPFSFFWRLILYKIPYLLGQVSSLISFTAMLFFLRNLTKNNELTAMLSSGIHIWQVLVIPCIVTLILGIVFTTILNPIGTIGLQKYELLEAKLTKKALSEGIISKSGLLFFESLNDENQIIQTQFINVAEKKLNNITILFVDSNNSFLKRIDALYGIIENKMLHLNRVKVFTKEETKAYNNLTIQTNLSINSLVNKFIRPEMVSIWALPKLINELLNSGLPAINYQIYYYKQLFKPIMMMATVILASCFISLKQRDNSQEKILILGLFSGFIAYSLSEILLKILTYNNLSLIAAILLPSMLIFFISSFIILHYKEI; encoded by the coding sequence ATGATTAATCTAAAAACACTTTCTTGGTATCTTACTAAATTATATTCTAAGTGTTTCTTTATTATATTATTTCTTTTAATTGGGCTATTAATCATCTCAAATATTTTTGATCTTTTACAAAAATTCAAAAATATTTATGTTCCTTTTAGTTTTTTTTGGAGACTTATCTTATATAAGATTCCTTATTTACTAGGTCAAGTATCTTCGTTGATTAGTTTTACCGCTATGTTATTTTTTCTTAGAAATCTAACAAAAAATAATGAATTAACGGCTATGTTATCTAGTGGTATTCATATTTGGCAAGTGCTTGTTATTCCATGTATTGTAACTTTAATTTTAGGTATAGTTTTTACGACTATATTGAATCCTATCGGTACTATAGGCTTACAAAAATATGAGTTATTAGAAGCAAAACTAACTAAAAAAGCCTTGAGTGAGGGTATAATATCTAAATCAGGTTTATTATTTTTTGAATCTTTAAATGATGAAAATCAAATTATCCAAACACAATTTATTAATGTTGCCGAGAAAAAATTAAATAATATTACAATTTTATTTGTTGATAGTAATAATTCTTTTTTAAAGAGAATTGATGCATTATACGGTATTATTGAAAATAAAATGTTACATTTAAATAGAGTTAAGGTTTTTACAAAAGAGGAAACTAAGGCTTACAATAATTTAACTATACAGACAAATTTATCAATTAATAGTTTAGTAAATAAATTTATTCGTCCTGAAATGGTTTCTATTTGGGCTTTACCTAAATTAATTAATGAATTATTAAATTCAGGTTTACCGGCTATTAATTATCAAATTTATTATTACAAGCAATTATTTAAGCCTATAATGATGATGGCAACCGTAATTTTAGCAAGTTGTTTTATTAGTCTTAAACAGCGTGATAATTCCCAAGAAAAAATACTGATATTAGGTTTATTTTCAGGTTTTATAGCATATTCGTTATCAGAAATATTATTAAAAATACTTACTTATAATAATTTGTCTTTAATTGCTGCTATTTTATTGCCTAGTATGCTAATATTTTTTATTAGTAGCTTTATTATTTTACATTATAAGGAAATTTAA
- the mreC gene encoding rod shape-determining protein MreC, which translates to MAILANRVKNSSNSLELIRIISNTLKRFFVIFGLGLSVYLFFTTPKKISSISLEITGSIVSTGLAVYEDIFEYINSITQKFVYFQDLERKNIELKLEIARLQHLQSEVESVRAENIALKDLLTIAEEEEFEYITTKLLSVSFNPFSRTALISAGKKQGIEPDQIVVNSGKLIGKVIEVSNSYAKVMLISDVNSRIPIKANSSREQGILAGNNNNSKILYLPNNHLVQKDEEIVTSGHGNIYPAGILVGYVSKVTEHDVMVNVAADLSKTEFVQVLLPKE; encoded by the coding sequence ATGGCAATACTTGCAAATAGAGTAAAAAATTCTTCAAATTCATTAGAATTAATAAGAATAATATCAAATACTCTTAAGCGTTTTTTTGTTATATTTGGGCTTGGATTGTCTGTATATTTATTTTTTACTACGCCTAAAAAAATATCTAGTATATCACTTGAGATAACCGGTAGTATAGTATCAACCGGTTTAGCAGTTTATGAAGATATATTTGAATATATAAATTCAATAACACAAAAATTTGTTTATTTTCAAGATTTAGAACGAAAAAATATAGAACTTAAACTTGAAATAGCAAGATTACAACATTTGCAAAGTGAAGTAGAATCGGTAAGAGCTGAAAATATTGCATTAAAAGATTTGTTAACGATTGCTGAAGAAGAAGAATTTGAATACATTACTACTAAATTACTTAGTGTTTCCTTTAATCCCTTTTCTAGAACTGCTTTGATTTCTGCAGGTAAAAAGCAAGGCATTGAACCTGATCAAATCGTTGTTAATTCAGGAAAATTAATAGGAAAAGTAATAGAAGTGAGTAATAGTTATGCTAAAGTAATGTTAATTAGCGATGTTAATTCTAGAATACCTATTAAAGCTAATTCTTCAAGAGAACAAGGTATTTTAGCAGGTAATAATAATAATAGTAAAATTTTATACTTGCCTAACAATCATTTAGTACAAAAAGATGAGGAGATAGTAACCTCCGGACACGGTAATATTTATCCTGCAGGTATTTTAGTGGGTTATGTGTCTAAAGTTACGGAACATGATGTTATGGTAAATGTAGCAGCTGATCTATCTAAAACGGAATTTGTGCAAGTATTGTTACCTAAGGAATAA
- the rpmF gene encoding 50S ribosomal protein L32 — protein sequence MAVPKKKTSKSRRNMRRSHLALGKVNVIVDSQTGEYKLPHHVSLVDGTYNNRQVVTKKIETEEEVA from the coding sequence ATGGCAGTTCCAAAGAAGAAAACATCAAAATCAAGACGTAATATGAGACGTTCGCACTTAGCACTTGGAAAAGTTAACGTAATAGTTGACTCGCAAACCGGTGAATATAAGCTTCCGCATCACGTTTCTTTAGTCGACGGTACTTATAATAATCGTCAAGTAGTAACAAAGAAAATTGAAACTGAAGAAGAAGTAGCCTAA
- the pal gene encoding peptidoglycan-associated lipoprotein Pal yields the protein MKTKITLAFLALFVLAGCNTTKRTPQFDGNMNQGEETSLMKDFEKHAGNAVWFAFDSSALSPKAKEELERQACWLSKHPEVKATVEGHCDERGTREYNLGLGERRAAAAKKFLAHKGIDHSRLNTISYGKDRPAMMGNTEEAFAYNRRAVTVVHH from the coding sequence ATGAAAACAAAAATTACATTAGCTTTTCTTGCATTATTTGTGCTTGCAGGGTGTAATACAACAAAAAGAACACCGCAATTTGACGGTAATATGAACCAAGGTGAAGAAACCTCATTAATGAAAGATTTCGAGAAGCATGCAGGAAATGCAGTATGGTTTGCTTTTGATAGCTCTGCTTTATCACCAAAGGCTAAAGAAGAACTAGAGAGACAAGCTTGCTGGTTATCAAAGCATCCTGAAGTAAAAGCTACTGTTGAAGGACATTGCGATGAAAGAGGTACCAGAGAATATAACTTAGGTTTAGGTGAAAGAAGAGCAGCAGCAGCGAAAAAATTCTTAGCTCATAAAGGAATCGACCATAGCAGATTAAATACAATCTCTTATGGTAAAGATAGACCTGCTATGATGGGTAATACTGAAGAAGCTTTTGCTTATAATCGTAGAGCTGTAACAGTTGTACATCACTAA
- a CDS encoding rod shape-determining protein, with translation MIMKFLEGFSSGMAIDLGTANTIVYQKSRGIVLREPSVIALIKKDGAFVPYAYGHEAKMMLGRTPTDIEAKRPLKDGVIADFKGAEEMIKYFIRMVHNRRSFFGPTIVICVPSGSTPVERRAIQEAAESAGGRDVYLIEEPMAAAIGAGLPVTEATGSMIVDIGGGTTEVAVLSLGGIVYARSVRVGGDKMDEAIISYIRRHYNLLIGEATAEKIKQEIGTAYVDENAEPRKMEIKGRDLIYGIPKEMILNERQIADSLIEPVSQIVEAVKVALEATPPELSSDIVDKGIVLTGGGSLLRNLDFVLSEATKLPVIVADDALSCVALGTGKVLEDFTKLKHVLFKQD, from the coding sequence ATGATAATGAAATTTTTGGAAGGGTTTTCTTCCGGTATGGCCATAGATCTTGGTACGGCAAATACTATTGTCTATCAAAAAAGCCGTGGAATTGTTCTAAGGGAACCTTCTGTTATTGCTTTAATAAAAAAAGACGGTGCTTTTGTGCCTTATGCTTATGGTCATGAAGCAAAAATGATGCTTGGGCGTACTCCTACGGATATTGAAGCAAAAAGACCTTTAAAAGACGGTGTTATTGCCGATTTTAAGGGTGCAGAGGAAATGATAAAGTATTTTATTAGAATGGTGCATAATCGTCGCTCTTTTTTTGGTCCGACAATTGTTATTTGTGTGCCTTCCGGTTCTACGCCGGTTGAGCGTCGTGCTATCCAAGAAGCAGCAGAAAGTGCAGGGGGTAGGGATGTTTATTTAATTGAAGAACCTATGGCGGCGGCGATTGGTGCAGGGCTACCCGTAACGGAAGCGACCGGTTCGATGATTGTTGATATTGGAGGAGGCACTACGGAAGTTGCAGTTTTATCACTAGGGGGCATAGTATATGCAAGGTCGGTAAGAGTCGGCGGTGATAAGATGGATGAAGCTATTATCTCATATATAAGGAGGCACTATAACCTATTGATAGGTGAGGCTACTGCCGAAAAGATAAAGCAAGAAATAGGTACGGCTTATGTAGATGAAAACGCTGAACCAAGAAAAATGGAAATTAAAGGACGTGATTTAATTTACGGTATTCCTAAAGAAATGATATTGAACGAAAGACAAATTGCTGATAGTCTAATTGAACCGGTAAGTCAAATTGTTGAAGCGGTAAAAGTAGCACTAGAAGCAACACCTCCTGAGTTATCTTCAGATATAGTTGATAAGGGAATTGTTTTAACAGGCGGTGGCTCATTATTACGAAATCTTGACTTTGTTCTTAGTGAAGCCACTAAATTGCCGGTAATAGTTGCAGATGATGCCCTCTCTTGCGTGGCACTTGGAACAGGAAAAGTACTTGAAGATTTTACAAAGCTAAAACATGTACTATTTAAACAGGATTAA